GATTTACTTGGGTCCCAGCCCATGTGGAGGTGGAGGGGAACGAggcagttgatgtactggctaaacaagcacttagaaGTGGGGATGTTAATGTTTTAGTTTTAATGAGCAAGGCAGAGgcaaaaagcctgatatggacagtgatggtgcagagatggcaggagcagtggaaTAGAGATACTAAGAGCAGGCATTTATTTCAAGTACAGAGGAAAGTCGTGGAGGGGAGGACGGcaggaagagacagaagagaggaagctatttttacaagattaagggtggAACACAACCTGTTGAATAAGTCCTTAAATGTGATAGAAAAGCTTCCAACAGGAAAGTGTGATTATTGCTAGGAAACAGACTGTGGAGCATGTATTGCTACAGTGTGGGCAGTATCAGAGGGAAAGAGATAGGCTGAGAtctagtatgagggagaaggggatacgGGAAATTAGTTTAAAGAGTATATTGAGTAGAACATCATTAGATATAGTCTCAAATATTTTGTTATTTAGTTTCTCCCCGTCTCTGGCCCACACTCCACGACAGTATGTGTCGGTATtgcaccataacgttggatgccaaccacCGATAAACCCAACCTAAGAAGAATACCAACGACGAAGAAAACGAGGAAGTGACTTGTTGTTTACGGACGCACGTGATTTGGTTGAAATGAATTGAATAATGGTCTGGTTTCGTTGTACTTGTCTTCATACAAACATCTATTCAATATGAACATAGCAGAGAGTGGAGCAGTAGGCGATGCCATTACAGTCCACGATTTCTCCGAGAAGATTCTGGAGCAAACGGTTCACTTTCACGTCATAAAACTCAATGGAGGATTTTTCCTTTGGGTGGGCTCGAGCCCCGTCTTGTCCAACTTGGCTGTTTCAATGGAAAGTAAATTTGTGAGTAGTCTACTGTAAATATATTGTTTTAAACCAGACTAGCTAACCGAGATGGATTGTTAGCTAGCTTCACCGTGCAATGTTGTTAGCTAACTACGCTACTATAACGTTATTCTAACGGCTGATGGTGCTATGTCCCATTTGTAATTTAGCTAACCTACGTatctgtgtttatttatttatatatatattcaggATTCGATGCCGCTCTCTACGTTAATCCTGGGGGACCCATCGGACACCACTCCAAATTCACTGGCGCAGAGATTGAGTAAGCACCCTTTCATCCTGTCAATATCATATCTCTCTCGTGAGTATTGGCTGTATCAGAGCGCAAGAGGTTTTACTCTGCCACGAATTTATGTATGGAGGTCAGTGTGTGTCGAATTTGGTTAACAAAAAATGTTATAGCTACTTTGCTAGGTGAGgcttattttatcaaataaaatgttcGTAATGGTTAGGTTGATATGAATGTACTGATTTAAGTGGACGCACGTGGCATTTTGGCAACTTAACTTGAGGTCAacagattatgatttttcaatgcagATACCgattagtgtgtgtatgtatatatttgtgtgtgtgtgtgtgtgtgtgtgtatgtatatgtgtatatatacacatatatgtatatacacatatatgtgtgtatgtatattatatatatatatatattcaactgtacatacatatatgtacatatatgtatgtatgtacagttgaagtcggaagtttacatacacttaggttggagtcattaaaacaaatttttcaaccactccacatcaACCACTCCAAAtctcgaagtatccctttaaatttACAAAAATCCAATTGGTTCATCaatgttgaaaatgaaatacaatttATTTTCGAAGTAGGGAATTTTTAAAGAAAAGTGCAAGGCTGTCAATATATTTTGCCGCATCAGTATGTACAAGATTTCATGTCTGTATGTCAAACGCGACAAGATATGCTTGTTCAAAGTTTTCAGTTGATTACTATAGCGCCCCCCTTGGGTGTCATTTTGTAAATgccggatctctatggcaagacgcatcattcacccaCGTTTTGTCAGTATCAGGCCAGTGGTGTCTGAGATTGCGTGTGACTTACATATGTACTAACGTGTACATACTAACGGATGTACGAACGGAGACAGACAGATCGATAGTTCCCCTCAATTTCATTGTGGGGCACAACAAACCACCAATTCATATACActcacacataaatacacacaagCACAGTCTGTGTATGTCATGAATTTCTAGATTTTGGTATTTGCTGAGTTAGTTTGTTCAAACTCATCCAAGTAAAGAATGGGAAGCTAGATATTTGATCCCTGATGCCTCTATTGTTACCCCACACGAGGCTACTAACATCAAAATGATCTAATGGCAATTTTAGGCTGCCACAACGTTGTTTTTCCAGTCAAATCTGTCTAACCATCAATTATATAGTGATTCCGTTGATAGCTATATGTTATTCAGAACAATAACCGAAAGCTAGATGCTTAAACTACTAACCAGTATTATGTTCTATTGTTGGTGTCAGTTTTCACCATCTGAAACATCACTAACCCAGCTGTCCTCCGTCTCCTTTGTTTCAGCTAAAAGGACTAAGAAACAGGTGTATGTGAGCTACTCCCTGCCCATGACTGACTCCAACCTGTCTCTGCTGGTAGAGAACAGGATAAAGAAAGAGATGGAAGTTCACCCTGACAAGTTTTAACCttttcccccttttttttttactagtTTAATTGTTTtgtaccaaaataaaacaatggagAGAAAAACAACATTACCTGTCTGGAATGTT
This genomic interval from Salvelinus alpinus chromosome 6, SLU_Salpinus.1, whole genome shotgun sequence contains the following:
- the psmg4 gene encoding proteasome assembly chaperone 4 → MNIAESGAVGDAITVHDFSEKILEQTVHFHVIKLNGGFFLWVGSSPVLSNLAVSMESKFDSMPLSTLILGDPSDTTPNSLAQRLTKRTKKQVYVSYSLPMTDSNLSLLVENRIKKEMEVHPDKF